Proteins encoded in a region of the Coffea eugenioides isolate CCC68of chromosome 4, Ceug_1.0, whole genome shotgun sequence genome:
- the LOC113768241 gene encoding transcription factor MYB86-like, with the protein MGRHSCCVKQKLRKGLWSPEEDEKLFNYITRFGVGCWSSVPKLAGLQRCGKSCRLRWINYLRPDLKRGMFSQQEEDLILRLHEVLGNRWAQIAAQLPGRTDNEIKNFWNSCLKKKLMKQGIDPITHQPLSENEGRDHEEKNSTDNRASLQMVPSSSGLLPNLPSSGMEKAYPITSTTSSYCLGGNTEFSRDQQMVSKQVLDPLFLLEFQATIDPCGYDKFLSTQYQYTMRPQNQSTEFEGNVNYAYGSMPTLTNFDQRSVTDTDFSDSSNSRMSSFLMNEAKESSSNSTSNINSGHPSIQIHTMAAESANVFSWEADHQNKFDSVFDYQQQFNEIKIEEDHKPRPWQEGQLQAHNSGDFSNYPLTSLSEEDLSGASLDVFHQI; encoded by the exons ATGGGTCGCCACTCCTGTTGTGTAAAACAGAAGCTAAGGAAAGGCTTGTGGTCACCAGAAGAAGATGAGAAGTTGTTCAATTACATTACTAGATTTGGCGTTGGCTGCTGGAGTTCAGTCCCTAAGCTAGCTG GTTTGCAGAGGTGTGGAAAGAGTTGCAGATTGAGATGGATAAACTACTTAAGGCCTGATCTTAAAAGAGGAATGTTCTCTCAGCAAGAGGAGGATCTCATTCTTAGGCTTCATGAAGTTCTGGGGAACAG GTGGGCTCAAATTGCAGCACAATTACCAGGAAGAACAGATAATGAGATAAAGAACTTCTGGAATTCATGTCTCAAGAAGAAGCTAATGAAACAAGGAATTGATCCAATTACTCACCAGCCATTATCCGAAAATGAAGGAAGAGATCATGAGGAGAAGAATAGTACAGATAATAGAGCATCATTGCAGATGGTACCCTCTTCTAGTGGATTACTTCCAAATTTACCATCATCTGGAATGGAGAAAGCATATCCAATCACTAGTACAACAAGCAGTTATTGCCTTGGTGGAAATACTGAATTTTCGCGAGATCAGCAAATGGTGAGCAAACAAGTCCTTGATCCATTGTTTCTGTTAGAATTCCAAGCAACCATTGATCCTTGTGGATATGATAAATTTCTTAGTACACAGTATCAATACACCATGAGGCCTCAGAATCAGAGCACTGAATTTGAGGGGAATGTGAATTATGCATACGGTTCAATGCCAACGTTAACGAATTTCGACCAAAGAAGTGTGACAGATACAGATTTTTCTGatagctcaaattcaagaatGAGTTCATTCTTGATGAATGAGGCAAAGGAAAGCTCAAGCAATAGTACTTCCAATATCAACAGTGGCCATCCTTCAATTCAGATTCATACCATGGCAGCTGAAAGTGCTAATGTATTTTCATGGGAAGCTGATCATCAGAATAAGTTTGATTCAGTTTTTGATTATCAACAGCAATTTAATGAGATCAAGATTGAAGAAGATCATAAGCCAAGGCCATGGCAAGAAGGCCAGCTTCAAGCACACAATTCAGGAGATTTCAGTAACTATCCATTGACATCACTATCTGAAGAAGACTTGAGTGGGGCAAGCCTGGATGTCTTCCACCAAATATAA
- the LOC113769023 gene encoding uncharacterized protein LOC113769023, giving the protein MATEEEEISIQEDLSLKIKLSNRLVLSAKEAESFKSECSELALHTTQLIEHLLSLARRDTTATFYDRPIRRVTAELSKILPRAIRLARRCKHKKSAKNVLRHVFSVSVSADIEKVSAQIKSSIADLKWLVSLHDCTSGSVNLSLPPMACNDPILAWVWSYIAVLHMGSVKERTDAAQELAAIALINDRNKKIIIEENGIAPLLKLLKESVTCESQIAAASALFNLGNSPERVWLIANDHGISIIVKLLLEMPPMSVQVVLVNLVWRMADLDDGVREEFGRENVVRPLVVLLGMDVVLDELVKKEEPRRTTSMHSLVLMNRQITGNGSNGVYGNSKSLNYGGNRWEKEREKEVESPEVKLKLKESCAMALWKLVKGNLSNSKKIMETKALLVLAKIIEKEKGELQFNCLMTVMELAAVAECDGDFRRMAFKPNSPAAKAILDQLLRMINENADTQLLIPAIKAIGCLARTFPARETRIIEPLVSLLGNVDKDVVREVAITLVKFVCPDNFNHVEHSKAVVEFNGVSKLVTLVKTNYGSQLYGLLLLCYLAMHVGNSKAFEQVQVLSVLDGDAHDTLAQYPDLSELFAKARHHLTLFKSEA; this is encoded by the coding sequence ATGGCTACTGAAGAAGAGGAAATCTCCATCCAAGAAGACCTCTCTCTGAAAATCAAGTTATCCAACAGGCTTGTCTTATCAGCCAAAGAAGCTGAGTCCTTCAAATCTGAATGCTCTGAACTTGCTCTTCACACCACTCAACTGATAGAGCATCTTCTCTCCCTCGCCCGCCGGGACACCACCGCCACCTTCTACGACCGCCCTATTCGCCGAGTGACGGCAGAGCTCTCCAAGATTCTGCCACGGGCCATCAGATTGGCCCGCAGATGTAAGCACAAGAAGTCAGCTAAAAACGTGCTTCGCCATGTTTTCTCTGTCTCCGTTTCAGCTGATATTGAGAAGGTCTCCGCCCAGATTAAGTCTTCCATCGCTGACCTCAAGTGGCTTGTTTCTCTGCATGATTGCACCTCGGGTTCGGTTAATCTTTCTCTTCCTCCTATGGCTTGTAATGATCCTATTCTTGCTTGGGTTTGGTCTTATATTGCTGTTTTACATATGGGTTCGGTGAAAGAAAGGACTGATGCTGCTCAAGAATTGGCTGCAATTGCTTTGATTAATGATAGGAATAAGAAGATTATAATTGAAGAAAATGGGATTGCCCCTTTACTTAAGCTGCTTAAGGAGAGTGTTACTTGTGAATCCCAGATTGCAGCTGCTTCTGCATTGTTTAATTTAGGGAATTCTCCTGAGAGAGTTTGGTTGATAGCTAATGATCATGGGATTTCGATAATCGTGAAGTTGCTTTTAGAGATGCCTCCAATGAGTGTTcaggttgttttggtaaatttagTTTGGCGGATGGCGGATTTGGATGATGGGGTTAGGGAGGAATTTGGGAGGGAGAATGTAGTTAGGCCATTGGTGGTCCTGTTGGGAATGGATGTTGTTTTGGATGAGTTGGTTAAGAAGGAAGAGCCAAGAAGGACGACGAGCATGcattcgcttgttttgatgAATAGGCAGATTACTGGGAATGGGAGTAATGGTGTTTATGGTAATAGTAAAAGTTTGAATTATGGAGGGAATAGGTGGGAGAAGGAGAGGGAGAAGGAGGTGGAGTCACCCGAGGTTAAGCTTAAGCTCAAGGAAAGTTGTGCAATGGCGTTGTGGAAATTAGTGAAAGGGAACTTGTCGAATAGTAAGAAGATTATGGAGACCAAAGCATTGCTTGTTTTGGCAAAGATTATTGAGAAGGAGAAGGGAGAATTACAATTTAATTGTTTAATGACAGTGATGGAGTTAGCTGCAGTGGCTGAATGCGACGGAGATTTTAGAAGAATGGCTTTTAAGCCTAATTCGCCTGCTGCAAAAGCTATTTTGGATCAGCTTTTGAGGATGATCAATGAGAATGCTGACACACAGTTGTTGATTCCAGCTATTAAGGCCATAGGATGTTTGGCAAGAACGTTTCCTGCACGAGAGACAAGGATAATTGAGCCTTTGGTTTCACTGCTGGGGAACGTGGATAAAGATGTTGTTAGAGAAGTGGCTATTACTCTGGTGAAATTTGTGTGTCCAGATAATTTTAATCATGTGGAGCATTCAAAAGCTGTCGTTGAGTTCAATGGGGTGTCAAAGCTAGTGACTTTGGTGAAGACCAATTATGGGAGCCAATTGTATGGGCTTCTGTTGCTGTGCTATCTTGCAATGCATGTTGGAAATAGCAAAGCTTTTGAACAAGTGCAAGTGTTGAGTGTTCTTGATGGGGATGCTCATGATACTCTGGCTCAGTATCCTGATTTGAGTGAACTATTTGCAAAGGCCAGACATCATCTTACTCTGTTTAAATCTGAAGCATGA